From a single Clostridia bacterium genomic region:
- a CDS encoding M20/M25/M40 family metallo-hydrolase — translation MIQEKRLVQEFIEMVQIDSLSRQEGKFAAYLENKLRTMGLEVIIDQKAGKKAGSDAGNIIARLPGEKRGAPVIFISAHMDTVPLGVCIKPCIENGVIYSDGETILGGDDKAGIAIILETLRHLQEEKIAHGDLEIVFTIGEEIGLLGARYLDLNLLRAAFGFVLDSDGAPGTIINQAPVQETLNVIIHGKAAHAGMEPEKGICAIRTAAEAISQMNLQRIDEETTANIGIIKGGEVTNIICDRVELAGEARSLSEKKLIKQVKEMVSCLERACQKTGAVLTIETEREYSAFKLAKSESVVKAAIGAAKALGLQPKLVASGGASDANYFNARGLPTVNLGIGMCNAHTCKESIKIKDLVKGAHYLTAIIQFVSGEKI, via the coding sequence ATGATTCAAGAAAAACGTTTAGTGCAGGAATTTATAGAAATGGTACAAATTGATAGTTTGAGTAGACAAGAAGGTAAGTTTGCAGCATATTTAGAAAATAAGCTGCGTACTATGGGTCTAGAAGTAATTATTGACCAAAAGGCGGGAAAAAAAGCTGGTTCTGATGCCGGCAATATAATTGCTAGATTGCCGGGTGAAAAAAGGGGGGCCCCGGTTATTTTTATTTCGGCACATATGGATACTGTACCTTTAGGTGTATGTATTAAACCATGTATTGAAAATGGAGTTATTTATAGTGATGGGGAGACAATTTTAGGTGGGGATGATAAAGCCGGGATTGCTATTATTTTAGAAACCTTGCGTCATTTGCAAGAAGAAAAAATAGCACATGGTGATTTAGAAATAGTCTTTACCATTGGAGAAGAAATTGGTCTTTTGGGGGCTCGTTATTTAGATTTAAATTTATTAAGGGCCGCTTTTGGTTTTGTGTTAGATAGTGATGGGGCACCAGGTACGATAATTAATCAAGCACCTGTACAGGAAACGCTTAATGTTATTATTCACGGTAAAGCAGCTCATGCCGGTATGGAGCCGGAAAAGGGGATTTGTGCCATTCGCACTGCCGCTGAGGCAATTAGTCAAATGAATTTACAGCGAATTGATGAAGAAACTACGGCAAATATAGGGATAATTAAAGGTGGAGAAGTAACCAACATTATTTGCGATCGGGTAGAGCTTGCCGGAGAAGCCCGCAGTTTATCTGAAAAAAAATTGATTAAACAGGTTAAAGAAATGGTAAGTTGTTTGGAAAGAGCTTGTCAGAAAACAGGTGCAGTGTTAACTATAGAGACTGAGCGGGAATATTCGGCTTTTAAATTGGCTAAAAGTGAATCGGTAGTCAAGGCAGCTATAGGGGCCGCGAAAGCCCTAGGTTTACAACCAAAGCTGGTTGCTTCTGGGGGGGCAAGTGATGCCAATTATTTTAATGCACGCGGTTTACCTACGGTTAACTTAGGGATTGGGATGTGTAATGCTCATACTTGTAAAGAATCTATTAAGATCAAGGATTTAGTTAAAGGAGCCCATTATTTGACTGCCATTATTCAGTTTGTTTCTGGTGAGAAAATTTGA
- the hydE gene encoding [FeFe] hydrogenase H-cluster radical SAM maturase HydE: protein MQTLIEQLKNEPPWALADKIRAKYCGKEVQIRGIIEFSNYCFRNCLYCGLRKDNKALKRYRLEPDEIIAIAQKAFQVGYKTIVLQSGEDPYYTQEMITYIIKGIKKIGDLAITLSLGEREYQEYACWKKAGADRYLLKHETADPKLYAQLHPQASLEKRLQSLYQLKELGYQTGSGFIVGLPGQTVETIAQDLLIFKKLDVEMAGIGPFIPHPDTPLGKNKITKESISLTLKAIALSRIMLKRTHLPTTTALEVAARVNAFQIGANVIMRKVIPWSYRKLYEIYPQTLGKEKTLLEERKAVEKYIKACGRIVSQTRGDAILLNEELI, encoded by the coding sequence ATGCAGACACTAATTGAACAATTAAAAAACGAACCTCCTTGGGCTTTAGCCGACAAAATCAGAGCAAAGTATTGTGGAAAGGAGGTTCAGATTAGGGGCATCATCGAATTTTCCAATTACTGTTTTCGCAATTGCCTCTATTGTGGTTTGCGAAAGGACAACAAGGCTTTAAAAAGGTACCGTTTGGAACCTGATGAAATTATAGCCATAGCTCAAAAGGCCTTTCAAGTAGGTTACAAAACCATAGTTTTGCAATCTGGAGAAGATCCCTATTATACACAAGAAATGATTACCTATATTATCAAAGGAATTAAAAAAATAGGTGATCTTGCCATTACCCTAAGTCTTGGTGAAAGAGAATATCAAGAATATGCTTGTTGGAAAAAAGCAGGTGCCGACCGCTATTTACTCAAACATGAAACTGCTGATCCCAAATTATATGCCCAATTACATCCCCAAGCCTCATTAGAAAAAAGATTACAATCATTATACCAATTAAAAGAATTAGGTTATCAAACCGGAAGTGGTTTTATTGTAGGCCTACCTGGTCAGACAGTAGAAACTATTGCCCAAGATTTATTAATCTTTAAAAAACTAGACGTGGAAATGGCCGGTATTGGTCCTTTTATTCCTCATCCTGATACACCTTTAGGAAAAAACAAAATTACCAAAGAAAGTATTTCCTTAACCCTAAAAGCAATTGCCCTCAGCAGAATTATGCTCAAAAGAACACATTTGCCTACTACTACTGCCCTGGAAGTAGCAGCTCGGGTAAATGCTTTTCAAATCGGGGCCAATGTAATTATGAGAAAAGTAATTCCTTGGTCTTATCGAAAACTATATGAAATTTACCCCCAAACTTTAGGGAAAGAAAAAACTCTGCTAGAAGAAAGAAAGGCAGTAGAAAAATATATTAAAGCTTGTGGGCGAATTGTCTCCCAAACTAGGGGAGACGCCATTTTACTAAATGAGGAGTTGATCTGA